In Vibrio quintilis, the DNA window TTTAATGCAGAGGCGTGGCAGTACTTATCTCAGAATCAGTCTTTGGATATTGTCCGGCTGTTGAAGGAAAAACTAATTGATAAAATCATTGATGATTTTGATATCATTATGATCGACACAGGGCCTCATGTGGATCCTCTGGTATGGAATGCAATGTATGCTTCAAATGCGTTATTAATTCCATGTGCTGCCAAACGGTTAGACTGGGCATCAACGGTTAACTTTTTTCAACATTTGCCCACTGTATATGAGATGTTTCCTGAAGACTGGAAAGGGCTCGAGTTCGTGCGGTTAGTTCCAACAATGTTTGAAGATGATAACAAGAAGCAGGTTTCTGTTTTAACTGAGATGAATTATTTATTAGGTGAACAAGTGATGATGGCGACCATACCCAGAAGCCGTGCATTTGAAACTTGTGCTGATACTTATAGTACCGTTTTTGATTTGACTTCAGGTGATTTTGAAGGTGGTAAAAAAACACTGGCTACAGCACAGGATGCAGTACAGAAAAGTGCTTTAGAGCTTGAGCGGGTATTACATTCAAATTGGCCATCACTAAATCAAGGGTAAGAAAAAATGGCGATCAAAACATCTGAGCTAAATGCTAAATTATTCGGAAAAGCAGATAAACGTCGGGCGACTACCCCTCAGGAAGCTCAGCATGCAGTGAAAGAAAAAGCTCAATATATTGAATTAGCTGTTGCCGGAAAAACACAGGTTACTTTTGAATTAGTGACGATTCCAGCTGAAGATGTGGCGACAAAGACTGTGGTTTTTGAGCAAAATTCACGGGAACAGGCTTTTCTGAATGAGCATGCTTTGTCAGATATTTTATCTACGCTCAGAGAAAGAGGACAGCAATATCCTGCTGTTGGGCGTAAAGCATCAGATGGTAAAATTGAAGTGCTCGATGGCAGCCGCAGGCGGATGGCTTGTATTTTAGCTGACCAACCCTTTTTGGTTTATGTTGCTGAAAATGTCAATGAGGAACATGCAAAATTTCTTTCTGATGTTGCAAACGCGCATAAGCCTTTATCTCTTTATGAGAAAGGGAAAGAAATGCTGACAAAACTGGAAAGTGGTGAAGCAGAAGATCAAAAAGCTTTGGCCAAAATGTTTCAGTGCAGTGAAGCATTAGTGAGTGGGGCATTAAAAGCGGCTGATTTACCACTCGAACTATTGCAGGCTTATCCGAATGTTGTTGAGTTAGGAAGACCTACAATTGTGAAACTTCATAAACAGTTTAGTGCTTTGGATGATTCACAAAAAACGGTATTACTTGAAAAATGTCATTCAAAAGACGGATTTGTATGGCAGCAAAGCAAGGCTCAGGGCGTGGCTCGTTTAACAAAAGACGTGACCGAAACGCTCGAAAACTGGATTGAATCATTAGCACCTCCTTCACAACAAAACGCTTCACAGAAAGTTGAGTTGATAAAAAACCGGGTGAATTATGTCCGTCAGGGCAATCGTTTGGTGCTGAATATGAAGAAAATAGACGATCCGCTAATGGATGAAATATTGGTTTTTTTGCAGGAAAAGCTTAAATAGTTGTCCATCGAACCCAATGCAATGCGTTGGGTTTTTTCTTTTCTCATTGATCAGCCTTCCTTCCTGAACATCATTATCTGGTTTTTATCGCAAACCTGGCTCAGCATTTCATCAGACTCTGACAAATTCGCACGGACATGTTAGTTTATGCGAATAGTCACGGTTCATCATGGTGAGCTGTTATTGCATCCTATTTTAAGTACCAACCATATGTCTGAATTTAGCCAATATATTTCTGAGTTAAACACTCTTCTTTTGAATACGAAGCAGAGAGCCGGGTTAGTGTTACGTGGCCAGCCCGGGTGGATCGATACCCGACTGCAAGACATTATTCTTTGTTATAGTGGAAAGCGCTGTTTGCAATTAGGTGGGACTGCACGAAATGATATTGATCAAATCGATATTGTAAAAGGGCGACATTTTTTAGGTCAGGAGTGTTACTTATTGATTGTTGATTTATCAGAAGGTGTTGATGCAGATAATTTAAACGCACTTCTTGGAACACTGGCTGGCGGTGGCATATTAGTTTTCATCCATCCGTTGACTCATCAAACGCAGGATCTTGCATCTCAATGGCTGTCCAGAGCACTGGATGAGTTGTTCGTGATTATCCAGAATGAAGCGTTACCAAACTTGCCAGACTTACCAAAACAAGAAGAAAAAGATGTATATCAGCAACAGAAAGATATGATTAAACAAATCATTCATGTGAGTGAGGGGCACAGTAAAAGACCACTCGTTATCACTGCTGACCGGGGGCGGGGGAAAAGTAGTGCGTTGGGAATTGCAGCGGCCGAATTGATGCAGCGCAGGATGAAAATCAAAATTGTAATTACCGCACCATCTCCACAGGCGGTGAAAGTTATTTTTAATCATGCACAGCGTCTTCTCGATACTGGTAGCTATGGCCAGTTGACTAAAAAAGTATGCCGGGAGCAGGCTGAACTCATTTATATACCGCCGGATGAACTTTTGAGAACGGCTCCTCAGATTGATTTGTTATTAGTTGATGAGGCATCCGCAATTCCTGTTCCCGTTCTGCAGCAGCTAACCCGGACTTATAATCGTATCGTTTTTTCAACAACTATTCATGGTTATGAAGGCTGTGGTCGTGGGTTTACTTTAAAGTTTCTTAACTGGTTGAAAGATTTTCGCCCTCAGTTTCGTCACTGTCACTTATCTCAACCCATTCGCTGGGCTGATGGTGACAGACTTGAAAAATGGCAGTTTCGGACTTTTTTGCTGGATGCTGATTTACCAGAGATCACAAGTGAGATTGACATTGAAGAGATTCAATATCGATATGTGAAGAAAGAAGTATTGTTTTCTTCTGTAGCTTTTTTTGCGAAAATTTTTGCTTTACTTACGCAGGCTCACTATCAGACTTCCCCGAATGATATGATGAGAATCCTTTCTGATGATCGAATTTCACTTTTTATTGCTGAGGTTGATGGTATTTGCTTAGGATGTGTTTTGACGGTCAATGAAGGTGAGTTGACCTCATCTGCTGTTGAGAATATCAGGCAGGGAATACACCGTCCTAAAGGCCATCTTGTTCCTGTAACACTGATGAATCAGTTAGGCCTTGTTGAATCCGGAAAAGAGACATGTTGCAGAATTATGCGAATTGTTATTCATCCTCAGTTACAAAGACAGGGCTTGGGCAGGCGTATATTGAACCACTGTATTTCGCAATCTGACAGTGATTACGTTGCAACTAGTTTTGGTGCTTCAGATGAGCTGTTACGCTTCTGGATACAGCAGAAATTTATTCCGGTTAAACTAGGTTCGCGGCGGGATCAAAGTAGTGGTTGTTATTCAGTATTAATGATTCAGCAATGTCCTAAAAATTGGTTTCCAATGGCGAGAACTCAGTTTTCCTACTATTTTCTGCATACACTTCATTCAGAATTCTGCCAGTTAGAACCATCCGTTGTTCGGCTTTTGCTCTCTGTATCGGTTGCAATTCCTATGGATGGCGTACCTTTTTCATTATTGGAAAATTATGCCCGGGGAGGGGCTAATTATGAAAGTGTCGCTGTTTGGATTCGTGCTCTGATTGGCGCATATCCATATTTGTCATCTTCTTTGGTAAGTGATTTAATGATTATGAAAATCCTGCAGAATCGTTCCTGGTCTGATGTCGCTGCTGTCACGTGTTTGCCTGGAAGAAAAACGATTGAGTCTTATCTCAGGGAGCATACAAAGAGATTAATATTGAATTTACAATGTAAATAGAGATCTTGTCCTGTTTATCATTTACAGTGTAAATTTGCATGATATATATTTTACAGTGTTATTGATGTTGTAATAATATATATTTTAGATATATAAACTGACAGTTCTTTATATTTGTTGTTGCATATGTAACAGTTTTTAGG includes these proteins:
- a CDS encoding ParB/RepB/Spo0J family partition protein, whose product is MAIKTSELNAKLFGKADKRRATTPQEAQHAVKEKAQYIELAVAGKTQVTFELVTIPAEDVATKTVVFEQNSREQAFLNEHALSDILSTLRERGQQYPAVGRKASDGKIEVLDGSRRRMACILADQPFLVYVAENVNEEHAKFLSDVANAHKPLSLYEKGKEMLTKLESGEAEDQKALAKMFQCSEALVSGALKAADLPLELLQAYPNVVELGRPTIVKLHKQFSALDDSQKTVLLEKCHSKDGFVWQQSKAQGVARLTKDVTETLENWIESLAPPSQQNASQKVELIKNRVNYVRQGNRLVLNMKKIDDPLMDEILVFLQEKLK
- a CDS encoding GNAT family N-acetyltransferase, whose protein sequence is MRIVTVHHGELLLHPILSTNHMSEFSQYISELNTLLLNTKQRAGLVLRGQPGWIDTRLQDIILCYSGKRCLQLGGTARNDIDQIDIVKGRHFLGQECYLLIVDLSEGVDADNLNALLGTLAGGGILVFIHPLTHQTQDLASQWLSRALDELFVIIQNEALPNLPDLPKQEEKDVYQQQKDMIKQIIHVSEGHSKRPLVITADRGRGKSSALGIAAAELMQRRMKIKIVITAPSPQAVKVIFNHAQRLLDTGSYGQLTKKVCREQAELIYIPPDELLRTAPQIDLLLVDEASAIPVPVLQQLTRTYNRIVFSTTIHGYEGCGRGFTLKFLNWLKDFRPQFRHCHLSQPIRWADGDRLEKWQFRTFLLDADLPEITSEIDIEEIQYRYVKKEVLFSSVAFFAKIFALLTQAHYQTSPNDMMRILSDDRISLFIAEVDGICLGCVLTVNEGELTSSAVENIRQGIHRPKGHLVPVTLMNQLGLVESGKETCCRIMRIVIHPQLQRQGLGRRILNHCISQSDSDYVATSFGASDELLRFWIQQKFIPVKLGSRRDQSSGCYSVLMIQQCPKNWFPMARTQFSYYFLHTLHSEFCQLEPSVVRLLLSVSVAIPMDGVPFSLLENYARGGANYESVAVWIRALIGAYPYLSSSLVSDLMIMKILQNRSWSDVAAVTCLPGRKTIESYLREHTKRLILNLQCK